The DNA window ACGCGGTTCCAGAAACACACTCCGTAAGCTCCAGCTCCGGCAAACATTACCAGCAAGCTGAACCACAGCGCGTTCATGCCCGCGATGGTATCACCGCGACTGTGAAGTCCCGCGATGACGATGAGCGTTGTTGGAACCACTCCCAACAGAGCGCAAGCCAAAACTCCACCAGGAACACGGAATGGACGGGTCAGTTCAGGCTCGCGGATCCTGAGTAATACCAGCGCGACGAACTCCAGCACCATGCTTGCGCCCCACAGGATGATGTCGAGCGTCACGAGTCGCTCGAAGCCTAAGCCAAGGCAAGCTCCCCAGAGAATCGCGCACGTGACAATTGCGAGCCACGGCGCATGCGTGTTCTTCGTCGTGAGAGCGAAGGCTCCTGGCAGCAGTCCGTCCTCCGCCATTGCCATAGGAAGCCGCGAATAGCTCATCAGCAGTGAGTTGAATGTCGCCAAAGATGCGACCATGCCGCCTACGATGATCGCGATTTCAAGCCAACGTCCTGCGATGAGGCCAGCTACGGTCGCCCAGGCACCGGTCGTCCACACCTGTGTAGCAATGCCAGTTCGGGACATAGCGGCTATAGGAATGATGTAGCCCACGGCTATGAGGACGGTGGTCAAGATCATTGCCAGTGGGTACACGCGCTGTGGGTTCTCAACTTCGCCTCCCACATTCGAGGCGTTGTCGAACCCCATGTAGTTCCACATGCAGACCATGAGCCCTGCGACAAATCCGAACG is part of the Terriglobales bacterium genome and encodes:
- a CDS encoding APC family permease gives rise to the protein MNANPKKGITLWPLIAATYFMVSGGPYGFEDVVRGAGYGGAILLLLVTPLIWSLPTALMIGELSSAIPAEGGYYVWVRRAAGPFWGFQEAWLSLAASIFDMAIYPTLFVAYVSRLFPGSDTGWHGIAIGAAVIGVCVIWNLAGGKAVGDSALAMLFVMLGPFVLLTIVALVHSKGTGTTSTVAAQPFGFVAGLMVCMWNYMGFDNASNVGGEVENPQRVYPLAMILTTVLIAVGYIIPIAAMSRTGIATQVWTTGAWATVAGLIAGRWLEIAIIVGGMVASLATFNSLLMSYSRLPMAMAEDGLLPGAFALTTKNTHAPWLAIVTCAILWGACLGLGFERLVTLDIILWGASMVLEFVALVLLRIREPELTRPFRVPGGVLACALLGVVPTTLIVIAGLHSRGDTIAGMNALWFSLLVMFAGAGAYGVCFWNRVRIRSTAA